AATTAGATCGCCATCGTAATAAGCCACTACCATACGGTCTAATAGTTTCACACCAAAACGTTCTTCTAATTCAGAAACAAACTTAAATGACTTATCAATAGAGCATCCTGTTGCTCCTGCGTGATTTTCATCCACTGCAACAACAACAAATAAATCATGAAATACTTTAATAGAAGCTTCTAACATTGCTCCGTGTGCGCTCCATTGATTTACAAAATCCGAGGCACTCGATTCAATCAAAGAATTCTCCTCAGCGGAAAATTTGCGATTGGATTGATAAATCCAAATTCTGGATTCCCCAGAGAGACTATCAAAAGATCTCATTCTAGAAATCTCCTGCTTTTACAACCAGTTCGGTGATATCCATAACTTCAACTGACTCTTCTTTTTTGAAATGCTTAACACCATCTGTCATCATTGTCATACAGAAAGGACATGCCGTAGCAATAATATCGCTGCCTGTCTCAATAGCCTCTTCTGATCTTTCTATATTAATATCCTTATCTCCTTTTTCAGGATCCTTGAACATTTGAGCACCACCTGCACCACAGCACAACCCTCTACTTTTAGCTCTTTTCATCTCAACAAGATCAGCATCTAGTCGTTCTAAAACTGACCTAGGAGCTTCATATATCTCATTTCCTCGGCCTAAGTAACAGGAGTCATGGAATGTTATTTTCTTTCCTTTAAACGACTCTCCTCCTTCTACAACAAGTTTTCCTTCATTAATCAATTGCTGTAAATATGTTGAATGATGAACGACTTCGTAATTACCACCTAAATCAGGATATTCATTTTTCAATGTATTAAAGCAATGCGGACATGCTGTAACGATCTTTTTTACATCGTAAGCATTCATTATTTCAATATTTGTCATTGCTTGCATTTGAAACAAGAACTCATTACCAGCTCTTCTTGCAGGATCCCCAGTACATGTTTCTTCTGTCCCAAGAACGGCAAACTTAATACCAACTTTAGTAAGTATTCTTACGAAATCTTGCGTCACCCTGATGTATCTATCATCAATGGACCCAGCACAACCAACAAAGAATAAAACATCTGGCTGCTCACCTCTTTCTGCCATTTCTGCCATCGTAGGTACATTAGCAATCTTAGAAGCAGATGCAATTATCTCTGGCTCTACAGGAGCCTCCGCTGGATCAGCACTTTCAACACTAGCATCAGGTGTTTCTTCAACTGGTGTACTTTCTTGATTTGAATCTACATTCGCTTCTGCATTTGACTCATTCTGAGATTCAGCTAAAGACTCTTCCGTATTTTCTATACCCTCTGTTGTCATTACGTTCTAGTATTATTAATTAATTGTAATATCTTCTGCCCACTTCATTCTATCCTCTTGTGCAAAAGACCAAGGAGCACCGTTATTTTCAATATTAGAAAACATTTCATTAAACGATTGAGGAGCTTCTGCAGCTTCCATTACTAAGTTCCTTCTCATGTCAATTATCATTGTAACATGATCAATATTTACTGGGCATTCTTGCACGCATGCATTACATGTAGTACATGCCCATAACTCTTCAGGTGTTATATACTCAACACCTACAAGGCTCTTATCATCTGAATATTCAGGATCTTTCGCTAAACCAGGGCCTTTATCATTCATCCTTCTTCTAGTATCCACCATTATTTTTCTAGGTGACAATAGTTTACCCGTAATATTTGCTGGACAAACATCCGTACATCTTCCACATTGTGTACATGTAAGCGAATTTGCGAAATCTTTCCAGCTTACATCTTCAATATCTTTAATTCCGAATTTCATTTCCTCATCATCATCTCCACCTTCTACCTCTTCATCCAGTTCCATCATTATTCGAACTTCCTTAGTAATGTGTGGCATGTTGTTCAAATGAGTTAAAGGACCCATTTTCGTAAAGAACACATTTGGAATAGACATGATTACGTGGAAATGCTTTGAATAAGGCAGTATATTTAAGAAAGTAAATACTAATACGATATGCGCCCACCAATTGAATTCGAAGAAAAACTCTTGCCCTTCATGAGACATTGAATCTATCAATCCAAGCAACATTGAACTAATCGGATATGATCCCACTAAGTCGTTGCCTGCTATTTTAAGATATCCCATATTCATCCCTATCAAGGATACCATCAAAAAAGTAATCATTAATAAGGCAATCGTAGCATCTATTGTAGAGCCTTTGGTCATTTCCACACCACTAAACCTTTTGATAGTTATAATATGGCGACGAGCCAAAAAGATTACGCATGCAACAACAATAATTGCAGCAAATACATCTCCCGACCATGTGATAAAGTCATAAACGGGTCCAAGGACTCCTAAAATCCGTTCTGTTCCTAGCATACCATCCACAACCATTTCACCAGTTCCAACAGTAATAACCATAAAACCCCAATAGACTAAGGCATGCAAAAACCCAATCATAGGTTTTCTTAAAATCTTTGTTTGCCCAAAAGCTACTTTAAGAGTTGTAGTAATACGCTCGTTCACATTGTCCAATACATAACCACCTTGAGTTATTTTGAAAAATGAGATTAATCTCATTATTGTATAAGAGAATAAACCAAGCCCTAATGCCATAAATGCGAAGAACGCTATCTGTTTAGTCATTGTTAATTAATTTGATTTGTGTATAGCTACAATAGAAATGGACAACTCCATTATTTTTTCCTTACTTTTTTTTACTTCTTCTTGATTCCTCCTTTACCTTCTTTTTCTGTCCTTTATCCTTCTTCCCAAATACAGAAACCTGTACATATCTATTAGGATGATCTTTCATGTCTTTGAATAATAAATCAAGATCCAAAGACGCCTTTTCTAAATTTCCGTAAAGAACTGAATCCTTTAGAAGTTTACCAAGAGTTCCCTCTCCTTTATTTATGTTATTCATCATTATTGTCATCTCCGTAAAGGCATCATTTGCATTATTTATTGTTTGCGTTATGTCCGCGTCAGCAATAGAATCGCTAATTGCTCTAAAATTCCTGATAGTGGCAGATAATTCACCACTATTGCCTTTTAAACTAGATGTTAAATACCTGGTATCATCTACGATTCCTTTCATTTGAAATCTATTCTCATATACCATTGAATCCACATTAATAGAAGCCTTTTCCAAATTATGAAGTGCCCTTTTAATCGTCACAAAACTTTCAGATAAACTTTCCCTTGCATTTTTATCTAGAACGGCTGTTACAACAACCATCACAGAATCTATCGACTGAATTAAATTCTCGGCTTTTAATTTCAACGGGACTACTAAATCATTAACATCATCCGACAGTGACTTTGCAATTTCAGAATTTAACGTATCGCCAGATATATGATATCGTCCCAAATATGCCGATTCCTTAATAGATAAGTTCATATCAGCACCAGTATCCTGTGCAGAGTCCTGTTCTCCAGATATTGACGGCATGCTTATTTCTTCAATAGAGAGAGAGTCTTCTAAAGTGAGTAACTCAGGAAACATCAAGTCAATGGCTTTGCTTTCCATTAATCCAAGCCCCTTAATCTTTGCATTTGTTCCTCTCGGGATTCTTAAGTTCTTATCGTGTATAACAAATTTCACCACCAACTTGCCTGTTCCATCCATGGCAATATCCTTAACAGAACCCACCTTAAAACCATTAAGTACAACTTGATTACCAGCAGCCAATCCGTCTACGCGCTTGTACTTTGCAAATAAGATGCGTTGGTCGCTGAACCAGCTTTTATCGGCCATGAAATTCACCCCTACAATAAGCAGTGCAACTGCTACCACCATGGTAACACCAATCTTTATTTCTTTTTTTCCTTTCAAATCAATTGCCAGCCTTCTTACTCAGCTCAATAGCTTCAGACAAATCTATTCTCTCCTGGCCTAAAAAAGCTACTACAAAAGCCCCCTTAAACCCTACTTCTCTTGCGTGATTCTGTAAATTTACGGCAGCTTTGATATTATCCTCACTTCCGTACACAAACTTATTCACTCCTTTATCCACATAAATTCCGATCTTAGTCAGGCCATTAAAGTTATCCGGAATCAATTCAACAAGATTAGTTGACGACCTCACTTGAACCCTAAAACGCAGTTCAGGCTTAGCTTTCAATTCCATATCGACCTCCTCCCTCTTCGTTTCTTTTATATCCTCATCAATTACTAATGGCACGTCTATCACATCATCAACCGAAACTGTTTCACTACCCAATGATTTATGAACAACATTCCCGGATTTTTGATCCGCACTTTTCACTAGATCCAACACCTCTTTTTTAACCTGAATTTCATCTTTATTTTCAAGCTTTAGGGATTCAACATCCGCTATACCTTTATTCTCTTTTTCAACTGAATCTTCAATAGACCCTTGAGCCGGACTTTTTTCCGTTTTGTTCTTTTGAATAGATTCCGTTTCAATACCCTTCTCACGTATTATAGTATCAGCGAGCGCAGTAATTTCGCTTTTAACTTCAGCTAACTCTTCTGTATTCTGCGAAACTTTTTCTTGCTTATCAGCTATAACCTCCACAGCCTTTTCCTCGATAGGCTTCTCTATTATATCTTCCACAACGAGAGGCTCTTTTTTCACCACCTTCACTTCAACCACTCTTGCTTTAACCTCTTTAACAAAACTTGATACATCTACTCCTTCAACCTCGGCCTTATAGTCTCTAAATGCCCGGAAAATGGCGGAGGCTATATAATCCTGTCCCTTTGTAGACATCAAGTATTTTTGCTCAGCAAGGTTGCTTAGAAATCCTGTTTCAATTAAGACTCCAGGCATAGCAGTCTTGTAGAGAACTAATAGACCCTGCCTTTTCACACCTCTACTTTTCCTTCCTGCCCTATTTTTAAATTGATCTTCAACTTTAGCGGCAAAATACACACTCTGACTAATGTGTTGACTTTGATAAAGACTAAAAATAATCTCCGTTTCTGGAGCATTTGGATCAAAGCCATCGTAATTATCCTTGTAATTTTCTTCTAATAGAACTACAGAATTCTCACGTATAGCTGCCATATTCCGACCTTCATTGGTACCCATAACCAGTGTTTCGGTTCCATGCGCCGCAGCTGGACCCGAATTCACGTGAATACTTATAAACAGATCTCCATTATTCTCATTTGCAATTGTGGCTCGCTGCTGTAACGTAGGGAAAATATCCGTTTTACGTGTATAAACGACCTTGACGCCTTCTAGCTTAGTCTCGATGTAATGACCCAATTTCAAAGCCACACCTAAGGCAATTTCTTTTTCTTTTACTAAACTCCCTACTGCACCTGGATCTTTTCCTCCATGACCGGCATCAATAATAACTGTGTTTATCCCCCCAGCAATCACTAATTTTGGCATGAAACATGCCGTCCCAAAGAGACCAAGACAAATTAACAGAGCAGCTATGCGAATCGTTGGCATATATATATTTTAATAACCATTATACAAGAGTTTCACCATAATGCTATTTATGAGTAATTTTGGCGTTACCTCTGCTATGCAAGCAAAAATAACAATTAAAGTTTTGCGTTCGAATCGCCTATTATTAAAACTTTTTAACGTGAGTCTGTTATTAGCTCCGATGCTTTTACTAACCCTTGTTAGTACGGCTCAGAGCAATAACAATAGCGTCATTACCAATAATGATACCATAGGTGTTGGCATAGATTCTATAGCAAATACAATCGCAAGAGATCCTAATTCTAGTACAATCGAAGCCAAAGTTTTTTATGAAGCGGATGATTCGTTGGTTTTTAATTTAAAAGAGAAGAAAGTATATCTCTACAATAATGCAGAAATTAAATACGAAACAATTGAGCTGATATCAGATAAAATAAGTTTCGACCTTACTAATAACATTGTTCACGCCGAAGGAACCAAAGACAGTTTAGATAGAGATATTGGCGAACCTGTTTTTACAGATAAGGATGAAACCTTTAATGCCCACACTATTGATTACAACTTCAAAACAAAAAAAGGAAAAATCAATAAAATTATTTCAAAGCAAGGTGAAGGTTATATACATGGTACAGATGTCAAGAAATTTGAAAACAATAGCATGTACATCAAAGACGGAAAATATACCACATGCGCGCATAAAAATCCCCATTTCTATATTGGAAGTACTAAGCTCCGAATAATTCCAGAAGACAAAATTGTAAGTGGACCTGCCCTCCTTTATATTGGAGATGTACCTACACCTCTAGGGGTTCCTTTCGGGTTTTTCCCTATTTCCAAAGGCCGTTCTTCTGGAGTATTAATACCTGCATATGGGAATTCCCCTTCACTCGGCTTCTTCCTCGAAAAAGGTGGATATTATTTGAGTTTAAGCGATCACTTTGATTTAGCATTAACTGGATCTCTATGGACACTCGGATCATGGAATGCGAATGCGGAAATGCGATACAAGAAAAGATATAAAC
This Flavobacteriales bacterium DNA region includes the following protein-coding sequences:
- a CDS encoding MCE family protein, which translates into the protein MKGKKEIKIGVTMVVAVALLIVGVNFMADKSWFSDQRILFAKYKRVDGLAAGNQVVLNGFKVGSVKDIAMDGTGKLVVKFVIHDKNLRIPRGTNAKIKGLGLMESKAIDLMFPELLTLEDSLSIEEISMPSISGEQDSAQDTGADMNLSIKESAYLGRYHISGDTLNSEIAKSLSDDVNDLVVPLKLKAENLIQSIDSVMVVVTAVLDKNARESLSESFVTIKRALHNLEKASINVDSMVYENRFQMKGIVDDTRYLTSSLKGNSGELSATIRNFRAISDSIADADITQTINNANDAFTEMTIMMNNINKGEGTLGKLLKDSVLYGNLEKASLDLDLLFKDMKDHPNRYVQVSVFGKKDKGQKKKVKEESRRSKKK
- a CDS encoding (Fe-S)-binding protein — protein: MTKQIAFFAFMALGLGLFSYTIMRLISFFKITQGGYVLDNVNERITTTLKVAFGQTKILRKPMIGFLHALVYWGFMVITVGTGEMVVDGMLGTERILGVLGPVYDFITWSGDVFAAIIVVACVIFLARRHIITIKRFSGVEMTKGSTIDATIALLMITFLMVSLIGMNMGYLKIAGNDLVGSYPISSMLLGLIDSMSHEGQEFFFEFNWWAHIVLVFTFLNILPYSKHFHVIMSIPNVFFTKMGPLTHLNNMPHITKEVRIMMELDEEVEGGDDDEEMKFGIKDIEDVSWKDFANSLTCTQCGRCTDVCPANITGKLLSPRKIMVDTRRRMNDKGPGLAKDPEYSDDKSLVGVEYITPEELWACTTCNACVQECPVNIDHVTMIIDMRRNLVMEAAEAPQSFNEMFSNIENNGAPWSFAQEDRMKWAEDITIN
- a CDS encoding ABC transporter ATPase: MRSFDSLSGESRIWIYQSNRKFSAEENSLIESSASDFVNQWSAHGAMLEASIKVFHDLFVVVAVDENHAGATGCSIDKSFKFVSELEERFGVKLLDRMVVAYYDGDLIVNCSLSDFENKIANKECDANTLVFNNLIETKSDLEANWVNPIKDSWQARLLG
- a CDS encoding (Fe-S)-binding protein, whose translation is MAEMAERGEQPDVLFFVGCAGSIDDRYIRVTQDFVRILTKVGIKFAVLGTEETCTGDPARRAGNEFLFQMQAMTNIEIMNAYDVKKIVTACPHCFNTLKNEYPDLGGNYEVVHHSTYLQQLINEGKLVVEGGESFKGKKITFHDSCYLGRGNEIYEAPRSVLERLDADLVEMKRAKSRGLCCGAGGAQMFKDPEKGDKDINIERSEEAIETGSDIIATACPFCMTMMTDGVKHFKKEESVEVMDITELVVKAGDF
- a CDS encoding N-acetylmuramoyl-L-alanine amidase — protein: MPTIRIAALLICLGLFGTACFMPKLVIAGGINTVIIDAGHGGKDPGAVGSLVKEKEIALGVALKLGHYIETKLEGVKVVYTRKTDIFPTLQQRATIANENNGDLFISIHVNSGPAAAHGTETLVMGTNEGRNMAAIRENSVVLLEENYKDNYDGFDPNAPETEIIFSLYQSQHISQSVYFAAKVEDQFKNRAGRKSRGVKRQGLLVLYKTAMPGVLIETGFLSNLAEQKYLMSTKGQDYIASAIFRAFRDYKAEVEGVDVSSFVKEVKARVVEVKVVKKEPLVVEDIIEKPIEEKAVEVIADKQEKVSQNTEELAEVKSEITALADTIIREKGIETESIQKNKTEKSPAQGSIEDSVEKENKGIADVESLKLENKDEIQVKKEVLDLVKSADQKSGNVVHKSLGSETVSVDDVIDVPLVIDEDIKETKREEVDMELKAKPELRFRVQVRSSTNLVELIPDNFNGLTKIGIYVDKGVNKFVYGSEDNIKAAVNLQNHAREVGFKGAFVVAFLGQERIDLSEAIELSKKAGN